A region from the Streptomyces lydicus genome encodes:
- a CDS encoding glycosyltransferase 87 family protein, translating to MSAVEGMRTGRRAWGQGIARPGRLVIAAALLMASLAGLWLLYQVLPMPMSDIAVYRAEGQAASTGGDLYGFTVTKWALPATYPPFAAVLFIPTTWLSLGTLKVVCVLVNAALLALLLHLSCKAAGLRKASRTVPAILATTALGLWLEPVFQTLVFGQVNLALTCLVLWDLSRPDGARLKGFATGIAAGIKLTPAIFGIYLLVTGRVKAAFTVLGGFLASALLGWLVLPDASIEYWTRRMFETGRVGKVWIVDNQSLQGLITRVLHQPEPGLLWAVPALLTAVAGLCTARRVYLRRGLDSWGVLCTAITALLVSPISWSHHWVWCVPLLVALAARTRRSPWRRALLAAVTLAFAARTMWVVPHTGDLDLHFAWWQQPFAAPYPLLGLAVLVAVALWTRKPAGIPGAAVGRLPAPRAEQQLAGGARTL from the coding sequence GTGTCTGCCGTCGAGGGGATGCGGACGGGGAGACGGGCCTGGGGGCAGGGCATCGCCCGCCCCGGCCGCTTGGTGATCGCGGCGGCGCTGCTCATGGCGTCACTCGCCGGACTGTGGCTGCTGTACCAGGTCCTGCCGATGCCGATGTCCGACATAGCCGTCTACCGCGCCGAGGGCCAGGCCGCTTCGACGGGCGGTGATCTCTACGGCTTCACGGTCACCAAGTGGGCACTTCCGGCCACCTATCCGCCCTTCGCGGCCGTGCTCTTCATACCGACCACCTGGCTCTCGCTCGGCACGCTCAAGGTCGTCTGCGTGCTCGTCAACGCGGCCCTTCTCGCGCTGCTGCTCCATCTCTCCTGCAAGGCCGCCGGCCTGCGCAAGGCTTCCCGCACCGTGCCCGCCATCCTCGCCACCACCGCGCTCGGCCTCTGGCTGGAGCCGGTCTTCCAGACCCTGGTCTTCGGCCAGGTCAACCTCGCGCTGACCTGCCTGGTGCTGTGGGACCTCTCCCGTCCGGACGGCGCCCGCCTCAAGGGGTTCGCCACCGGTATCGCGGCGGGTATCAAACTCACCCCCGCGATCTTCGGCATCTACCTGCTCGTCACCGGCCGGGTGAAGGCCGCCTTCACCGTCCTCGGCGGGTTCCTGGCCTCGGCGCTGCTGGGCTGGCTGGTCCTGCCCGACGCCAGCATCGAGTACTGGACGCGGCGGATGTTCGAGACCGGCCGGGTCGGCAAGGTCTGGATCGTCGACAACCAGTCCCTCCAGGGCCTGATCACCCGCGTACTGCACCAGCCCGAGCCCGGCCTGCTGTGGGCGGTGCCCGCGCTGCTGACCGCCGTGGCGGGGCTCTGCACCGCCCGCCGGGTGTATCTGCGGCGCGGCCTGGACAGCTGGGGTGTGCTGTGTACGGCGATCACGGCGCTGCTGGTCTCGCCGATCAGCTGGTCCCACCACTGGGTCTGGTGTGTGCCGCTGCTCGTCGCGCTCGCCGCCCGTACCCGGCGCAGCCCGTGGCGCAGGGCGCTGCTCGCCGCTGTCACCCTCGCCTTCGCCGCCCGCACGATGTGGGTCGTCCCGCACACCGGCGATCTCGACCTGCACTTCGCGTGGTGGCAGCAGCCGTTCGCGGCCCCGTATCCGCTGCTCGGTCTCGCCGTGCTGGTGGCCGTGGCCCTGTGGACCCGGAAGCCCGCCGGCATACCCGGCGCGGCGGTCGGCCGCCTCCCGGCGCCGCGCGCGGAGCAACAGCTCGCCGGCGGCGCCCGGACGCTCTGA